The following are from one region of the Nostoc cf. commune SO-36 genome:
- a CDS encoding ribonuclease R family protein, which translates to MEFSIATLLANFTDDKLVARKVLEKKLGCEDEKSLQKLHIALDVLEKIGILVKERGKYRRVSEEGIIEAKLRCSSKGFCFAIQDVEGAEDIYIRESHLSNAWNGDRVLVRVLKEGSRRRSPEGEVKLILERSNHTLLARIKQVETGFRAVPLDDRLLFELKIQPNGAKLEEAIDHLVHVEVLRYPLAQYPPLGRVVQILGSDAEAAADIDLVTCKHDLSRTFPDNVLEAAAKLPKKLLKADLKNRLDLRNLFTLTIEGVNGDTKVIENAFSLEKNLAGNWLLGVHITDVSHYVQPDEALDREALKRGKSVYLGELVLPILPPTVVERCSLVPGSDRLTISFLITIDPQSGEVLEWEIQPSVINVETALSTEQAQAILTGEAQDQSSQVSQILQNLQALQIAVKQVRLNRGSLQLNLPPSQNAYYDEGILGAVVVNDLPVRSLLTELVLLVNQLMATHLNALGVPAIWRVQGTPDVEDVQEMLKLAVNLGVDLTLDPEVDIQPLDYQHLTTAFGESPSEQVLTYLLQDTLKPSAYSTTKGSHFGLALAQYVHFSAPLRRYPDLLMQRVYYALLENGRDRRNTRVRERVNLRHSSSHEEINWNVLPPELQQELQSDLTRVIVQINDREKEVQEAEADLAGLQKAQLMKQRIGQVFQGVITGVQSYGFFVEIEVPAAEVESSSNPGVPLRVEGLVHVSSLKDDWYEYRARQQALFGRKNRASYRLGDRVAVQVKSVDYYRQQIDLVTVGSDGVAKGLTGNDSNEELSDLYLPNDIEPDDLDPYSEDE; encoded by the coding sequence ATGGAATTTTCAATCGCTACACTCCTTGCCAATTTCACCGATGATAAATTGGTAGCTCGGAAAGTTTTAGAAAAGAAACTTGGCTGTGAAGATGAAAAAAGCTTACAAAAACTTCACATTGCTTTAGATGTTCTGGAAAAAATCGGTATTTTAGTCAAAGAACGGGGCAAGTACCGTCGTGTCTCAGAAGAGGGAATAATCGAGGCAAAACTCCGTTGTTCTAGTAAAGGGTTTTGCTTCGCTATTCAAGATGTGGAAGGCGCTGAGGATATTTACATCCGCGAAAGTCATCTGAGCAATGCTTGGAATGGCGATCGCGTTTTGGTGAGAGTTCTCAAAGAAGGCAGTCGCCGTCGCTCTCCCGAAGGGGAGGTGAAGCTGATTCTCGAACGTTCTAACCACACTTTACTGGCACGAATTAAGCAGGTAGAAACGGGTTTCCGAGCTGTGCCTTTAGATGATCGATTGCTGTTTGAACTCAAGATTCAACCCAATGGGGCAAAGTTAGAAGAAGCGATCGATCACCTGGTTCACGTTGAAGTCTTGCGTTACCCATTAGCACAATATCCTCCCCTTGGTCGAGTGGTGCAAATCCTCGGCAGTGATGCCGAAGCTGCTGCTGATATAGATTTAGTTACGTGCAAACACGACCTTTCCCGGACTTTTCCAGATAATGTCTTAGAAGCAGCCGCCAAGTTGCCCAAAAAGCTCCTCAAAGCAGACCTGAAAAATCGGCTGGATTTACGTAATTTGTTTACTCTTACCATTGAAGGGGTAAATGGTGATACCAAAGTTATAGAAAACGCTTTTAGTTTAGAAAAAAACTTAGCCGGAAATTGGCTTTTGGGCGTTCATATCACTGATGTTTCTCACTATGTCCAACCTGACGAAGCACTCGATAGAGAAGCACTCAAACGGGGAAAATCAGTGTATCTGGGAGAATTGGTGTTGCCAATCTTGCCGCCAACGGTGGTAGAACGCTGTTCTTTAGTACCTGGGAGCGATCGCTTAACCATCTCTTTTTTAATTACTATTGATCCCCAATCGGGAGAAGTGCTGGAGTGGGAAATTCAACCCAGTGTAATTAACGTAGAGACTGCATTGAGTACAGAACAAGCTCAAGCAATCCTCACAGGTGAAGCTCAAGATCAATCATCACAGGTTTCCCAAATCCTGCAAAACCTCCAAGCCTTGCAAATAGCCGTCAAACAGGTACGGTTGAATCGTGGTAGCCTCCAGTTGAATCTGCCGCCTAGCCAAAACGCCTACTATGATGAGGGGATTCTCGGCGCTGTGGTGGTGAATGATTTACCAGTGCGATCGCTACTGACGGAGTTGGTGTTGCTAGTTAATCAACTAATGGCAACTCACTTAAATGCCCTTGGTGTTCCCGCTATCTGGCGAGTCCAAGGTACTCCCGATGTTGAAGATGTCCAGGAAATGCTGAAATTAGCAGTCAATTTAGGCGTTGACCTCACACTAGATCCAGAAGTCGATATTCAACCCTTAGATTATCAACATTTGACTACAGCTTTTGGCGAATCTCCCTCTGAGCAAGTTCTTACTTACTTATTACAAGATACGCTTAAGCCGTCTGCCTACAGCACCACCAAAGGATCTCACTTTGGTCTGGCACTAGCGCAATATGTCCACTTTAGCGCTCCCTTGCGGCGTTACCCAGATTTGCTCATGCAGAGAGTGTATTACGCGCTACTCGAAAACGGACGCGATCGCCGCAATACCCGTGTGAGAGAGCGCGTTAACCTGCGCCACTCCTCCAGCCACGAGGAAATCAACTGGAACGTTTTACCCCCAGAATTGCAGCAAGAACTGCAAAGCGATTTAACTAGGGTAATTGTCCAAATCAACGACCGAGAAAAAGAAGTCCAAGAAGCCGAAGCCGATTTAGCCGGACTGCAAAAAGCCCAACTGATGAAGCAACGCATCGGCCAGGTGTTTCAAGGTGTGATTACCGGCGTTCAATCCTACGGTTTCTTTGTGGAAATTGAAGTGCCAGCAGCCGAGGTGGAGTCCAGCAGTAATCCTGGTGTGCCTCTGCGGGTAGAAGGATTGGTACACGTCAGTTCTCTCAAAGATGATTGGTATGAATATCGCGCCAGACAACAAGCACTGTTTGGTCGCAAAAATCGCGCTTCTTATCGATTAGGCGATCGCGTCGCCGTCCAAGTTAAGAGTGTCGATTACTACCGTCAGCAAATTGATTTGGTAACAGTCGGCAGCGATGGTGTAGCTAAAGGTTTAACTGGCAATGATTCCAATGAGGAGCTTTCAGACCTCTACTTACCAAATGACATTGAGCCTGATGACCTAGATCCTTACTCTGAGGATGAGTAA
- a CDS encoding Uma2 family endonuclease produces the protein MLNYNPLHCLPSSEELPDSDDTSVDNELQNLIPGLLKTILALVWCDRWDWFFGVDMGIYYDPDKPAIVPNGFLSLGVKRFIDEDLRLSYVLWEEKKPPILALEVVSQIYREEYSTKKEFYAKELGILYYIVYSPLRRKKTPLEVYRLVDGEYILMSGNPVWIPEIGLGIGRERGIYQGIVREWLYWYDEEGQRLLTPEERIREAEERTAFEEQRRVETEQQVKMLTERLKMLGVEPENL, from the coding sequence ATGTTAAACTACAATCCGTTACATTGTTTGCCATCTTCCGAAGAATTACCCGACTCAGATGATACCTCTGTGGATAATGAACTACAAAATTTAATTCCCGGCTTACTGAAAACGATACTGGCTTTGGTTTGGTGCGATCGCTGGGATTGGTTTTTTGGTGTTGACATGGGTATTTATTATGACCCAGATAAACCAGCCATTGTCCCTAATGGGTTTCTCAGTTTAGGAGTTAAACGCTTTATTGATGAGGACTTACGCCTAAGTTATGTGCTGTGGGAAGAAAAGAAACCGCCAATTTTAGCATTAGAAGTTGTTTCTCAAATATATCGGGAAGAATATAGCACCAAGAAAGAATTTTATGCCAAAGAATTAGGAATTTTATACTACATTGTATATAGTCCTCTTCGGCGTAAAAAGACACCTTTGGAAGTGTATCGTCTAGTTGATGGAGAATATATTTTAATGTCAGGAAATCCCGTTTGGATACCAGAAATTGGTTTAGGGATTGGTAGAGAACGGGGAATTTACCAAGGTATAGTTCGGGAATGGCTGTACTGGTATGACGAAGAAGGGCAAAGATTGCTAACACCAGAAGAACGCATCAGGGAAGCGGAAGAACGCACAGCTTTTGAAGAGCAGCGACGTGTGGAAACAGAGCAACAAGTGAAAATGTTAACAGAAAGGTTAAAAATGCTTGGTGTTGAGCCAGAAAACTTGTAA
- a CDS encoding family 10 glycosylhydrolase, whose protein sequence is MFNRSLNVAKSKLFWQRLFTVVFTSSSLLPNFGSQPAMAQVTEYCQLPSAAVQEKENLRLSALKGQQDAQTRYQNLVQKQAQELQECRTRTWPKTQAIWLRLYPCDVQPGTIDQIMDRIVNRGYNQVYLEVFSDGQVLLPAKANPTVWPAVIRTPGSENVDILATALQKGRQRGLKVYAWMFTNNFGYTYAQRPDREDAIARNGKGQTSLYVVDNGSQVFIDPYNLQAKRDYYRLVQEILRRRPDGLLLDYVRYPRQAGSDSIATKVSDLWLFSPATQEALFKRAQNYKGLDLIRRFLSKGFVGAGDVAEVDKLYPQEGEPLWQGRILPPGQKSILSATDRQPLLQWELWQLAVAHAMQGILDFVNIATYPAKQQGIPTGVVFFSDGNQTVGQGYDSRLQPWDRFPATLEWHPMAYGTCGNASCIVSQVQRVLSMAKPGTQVIPALAGKWGESVSNRPSLEVQMQALRQFAPQLKGVSHFAYSWQYPESDNDRKFCRTR, encoded by the coding sequence ATGTTTAACCGTTCCTTGAACGTTGCAAAATCAAAATTATTTTGGCAGCGCTTATTTACTGTTGTTTTCACTAGTAGTTCCTTACTCCCCAACTTTGGTAGCCAACCAGCAATGGCGCAAGTAACTGAATATTGTCAGTTACCATCAGCGGCGGTGCAAGAAAAAGAAAATTTACGTTTGTCAGCCCTCAAAGGCCAACAAGATGCTCAAACGCGTTACCAAAATTTAGTGCAAAAACAGGCACAGGAATTACAGGAGTGCCGCACTCGCACTTGGCCAAAAACCCAAGCTATTTGGTTGCGCTTGTATCCTTGTGACGTTCAGCCAGGAACAATTGATCAAATTATGGATCGGATTGTTAACCGTGGCTATAACCAAGTTTATTTAGAAGTATTTTCCGACGGGCAGGTATTATTGCCAGCAAAAGCTAACCCGACGGTTTGGCCTGCTGTGATTCGCACTCCAGGGTCAGAAAACGTTGATATACTCGCCACAGCACTACAAAAAGGTCGGCAACGTGGTTTGAAAGTCTACGCCTGGATGTTTACTAACAATTTCGGCTATACTTACGCCCAGCGCCCAGATAGAGAAGATGCGATCGCTCGTAATGGCAAAGGTCAAACCAGTTTATATGTGGTAGATAATGGCTCTCAAGTATTTATCGACCCCTACAACTTGCAAGCAAAACGCGACTACTACCGATTGGTACAAGAAATTTTGCGCCGTCGTCCAGATGGACTGCTATTAGACTACGTGCGTTATCCCCGGCAAGCTGGAAGTGATTCTATTGCCACCAAAGTTTCAGATTTATGGCTATTTAGCCCTGCAACCCAAGAAGCTTTATTTAAACGGGCACAAAATTACAAAGGGCTAGACTTGATTCGCCGCTTTTTGAGTAAGGGATTCGTCGGCGCCGGAGATGTCGCCGAAGTCGATAAACTTTATCCTCAAGAAGGAGAACCTCTTTGGCAAGGACGCATTCTCCCACCAGGGCAAAAATCAATCCTGTCTGCAACCGATAGACAGCCGCTTTTGCAATGGGAGTTGTGGCAGCTTGCGGTTGCCCACGCCATGCAAGGAATTCTAGATTTTGTTAACATCGCTACTTACCCAGCAAAGCAGCAAGGTATTCCTACAGGAGTGGTCTTTTTCTCTGATGGCAACCAAACTGTCGGACAAGGGTATGATTCTCGTTTGCAACCTTGGGATCGGTTCCCCGCTACGTTAGAATGGCATCCTATGGCTTATGGAACTTGCGGTAATGCCAGTTGTATTGTGTCGCAAGTGCAGCGGGTTTTGAGTATGGCAAAACCGGGTACGCAAGTGATTCCCGCCTTAGCTGGTAAATGGGGAGAATCCGTTAGTAATCGTCCATCTCTAGAAGTGCAAATGCAAGCACTCCGCCAATTTGCCCCCCAGCTAAAGGGAGTTAGCCATTTTGCCTATTCTTGGCAATATCCTGAGAGTGATAACGATCGCAAATTCTGTCGCACTCGGTAA
- a CDS encoding molybdenum cofactor guanylyltransferase yields the protein MTINSCSKLTAIVLAGGKSSRMGQDKALIPIEGMPLLQRVCSIAQSCADTVYIITPWPERYQDLLLPGCQFIREVPLSGESIPHGPLVGFAQGLAEVETEWVLLLACDLPRLRVEVLQDWVTRLDRVGDDKVAALAHHPKGWEPLCGFYRRRCLPQLLEFINQGGRSFQQWLQQYPVEVLPLPEPEMLFNCNTPEDLALS from the coding sequence ATGACTATTAACTCATGTAGCAAATTAACCGCCATTGTATTAGCGGGCGGTAAAAGTTCTCGGATGGGTCAAGATAAAGCCTTGATTCCCATTGAAGGGATGCCGTTGTTACAGAGAGTTTGTAGCATTGCTCAAAGCTGTGCTGATACTGTCTATATAATCACTCCCTGGCCAGAACGCTATCAAGATTTGCTTTTGCCTGGTTGCCAGTTTATTCGGGAAGTGCCTTTATCTGGAGAATCAATACCTCACGGGCCTTTAGTTGGTTTTGCTCAAGGACTAGCCGAAGTAGAGACAGAATGGGTGCTTTTGCTAGCTTGCGATTTACCGAGATTGCGGGTTGAGGTGTTGCAAGATTGGGTAACTCGACTTGATAGGGTGGGAGATGATAAGGTCGCAGCTTTAGCTCATCATCCCAAAGGTTGGGAACCTCTGTGTGGTTTCTATCGCCGCCGTTGTTTGCCACAACTTTTAGAGTTTATCAACCAAGGGGGGCGATCGTTTCAGCAGTGGCTTCAGCAATATCCTGTAGAAGTTTTGCCTTTACCAGAACCAGAAATGCTGTTTAACTGTAATACACCAGAGGACTTGGCTTTAAGTTAA
- a CDS encoding thioredoxin domain-containing protein, which produces MTNRLAEAKSLYLRKHAENPIDWWPWCDEALATAKAQNKPIFLSIGYSSCHWCTVMEGEAFSDIAIADYMNTNYLPIKVDREERPDLDSIYMQALQMMSGQGGWPLNIFLSPEDLVPFYAGTYFPVDPRYGRPGFLQVLQALRRYYDTEKAELQQRKALIIESLLTSAVLQDGTTSELEDHELLQQGWETSTGIITPNQSGNSFPMIPYTELALRGTRFNFESRYDGKQVCTQRGLDLALGGIYDHVAGGFHRYTVDPTWTVPHFEKMLYDNGQIVEYLANLWSTGVQEPAFERAVAGTVQWLKREMTAPEGYFYASQDADSFTESTAVEPEEGAFYVWSYSEVQQLLTPEELTELQEEFTVTPNGNFEGHNVLQRRNSGKLSATLETALSKLFIVRYGVSSESLETFPPARNNQEAKTTNWPGRIPSVTDTKMIVAWNSLMISGLARAAGVFQEPLYLELATRAANFIWENQFVDGRFHRLNYQGEPSVLAQSEDYALFVKALLNLQASNPEDKRWLEKAIAIQDEFNEFLWNVELGGYYNTSSDSSQDLIVRERSYVDNATPSANGIAIANLVRLALLTDNLDYLDLAELGLKTFRSVMHRAPQACPSLFTALDWYRNSTLIRSTTEQINSLIPKFLPTAVFNVTSDLPEGSVGLVCQGLKCLAPAANVEHLLQQVQKSQVRA; this is translated from the coding sequence ATGACTAATCGCCTTGCTGAAGCTAAGAGCCTGTATCTCCGCAAACACGCCGAAAACCCAATTGATTGGTGGCCTTGGTGTGACGAAGCGCTTGCAACTGCAAAGGCGCAAAATAAACCAATTTTCCTTTCCATTGGCTACTCTAGTTGCCATTGGTGTACTGTCATGGAAGGCGAAGCTTTTTCTGATATTGCGATCGCTGACTACATGAATACTAATTATCTTCCCATCAAAGTAGATAGGGAAGAAAGACCTGACCTCGATAGCATCTATATGCAAGCTTTGCAGATGATGAGCGGTCAAGGCGGTTGGCCTTTAAATATTTTTCTTTCTCCAGAAGATTTAGTGCCGTTTTACGCTGGTACTTATTTTCCTGTAGACCCGCGCTATGGTCGTCCAGGATTTTTGCAGGTGTTGCAAGCGCTTCGCCGTTATTACGATACAGAAAAAGCAGAATTACAACAACGCAAAGCCTTAATTATTGAGTCTCTGCTGACATCTGCGGTATTACAAGACGGTACAACATCCGAGCTTGAAGACCATGAATTACTCCAGCAAGGTTGGGAAACCAGTACAGGTATAATTACCCCTAATCAATCTGGCAATAGCTTTCCGATGATTCCCTACACAGAATTGGCATTGCGGGGAACTCGATTTAATTTTGAATCTCGCTATGATGGCAAGCAAGTTTGTACCCAGCGAGGACTAGACTTAGCGCTAGGAGGGATTTATGACCATGTAGCTGGTGGCTTTCATCGCTATACTGTTGACCCAACTTGGACAGTACCGCACTTTGAAAAGATGCTCTATGACAATGGACAAATTGTGGAGTATCTAGCAAATTTATGGAGTACAGGAGTCCAAGAACCAGCTTTTGAAAGGGCAGTTGCTGGTACTGTACAATGGCTAAAGCGGGAAATGACCGCACCGGAAGGTTACTTTTATGCTTCTCAAGATGCCGATAGCTTCACTGAATCCACGGCTGTAGAACCAGAAGAAGGAGCTTTTTATGTTTGGAGTTACAGCGAAGTCCAACAACTGTTAACGCCTGAAGAATTAACGGAATTACAAGAAGAATTTACTGTTACCCCTAACGGCAACTTTGAAGGACATAATGTTTTACAAAGAAGGAATTCAGGCAAACTGAGTGCTACGCTAGAAACCGCACTGAGTAAGCTGTTTATTGTTCGCTATGGCGTTAGTTCTGAGTCATTAGAAACTTTTCCCCCGGCTCGTAACAACCAGGAAGCAAAAACCACTAATTGGCCGGGTCGCATTCCTTCGGTGACAGATACAAAGATGATTGTCGCCTGGAATAGCTTGATGATTTCCGGGCTGGCTAGGGCTGCTGGGGTTTTCCAAGAACCTTTATATCTGGAATTAGCAACACGAGCGGCGAATTTTATCTGGGAAAATCAGTTTGTTGATGGGCGTTTCCATCGGCTCAACTATCAAGGAGAACCAAGCGTTTTAGCTCAATCGGAAGATTACGCTTTGTTTGTTAAAGCTCTGCTAAATTTACAAGCTTCCAACCCTGAAGATAAGCGATGGTTAGAAAAAGCGATCGCTATTCAAGATGAATTCAACGAGTTTCTCTGGAACGTCGAGTTAGGCGGTTACTACAACACATCAAGCGATTCTAGTCAAGATTTAATTGTCAGGGAACGCAGTTATGTGGATAATGCTACACCATCAGCCAATGGAATTGCGATCGCTAATCTTGTTCGTCTTGCTTTACTCACCGATAATCTAGATTATTTGGATTTAGCTGAACTTGGGTTAAAAACTTTTAGAAGTGTAATGCATCGCGCTCCTCAAGCTTGCCCCAGTTTATTTACAGCGTTGGATTGGTATCGTAATTCTACCTTGATTCGTAGCACCACTGAGCAAATAAACTCTCTGATCCCCAAGTTTCTACCAACGGCTGTGTTTAACGTGACATCTGATTTGCCAGAAGGAAGCGTTGGGTTAGTTTGCCAAGGTTTGAAGTGTCTTGCACCAGCAGCAAATGTAGAGCATTTATTGCAGCAAGTCCAGAAAAGTCAGGTGAGGGCGTGA
- the clpP gene encoding ATP-dependent Clp endopeptidase proteolytic subunit ClpP, with translation MIPIVIEQSGRGERAFDIYSRLLRERIIFLGQQVDNNIANLIVAQLLYLDAEDPEKDIYMYINSPGGSVTAGMGIFDTMKHIRPDVCTICTGLAASMGAFLLSAGAKGKRMSLPHSRIMIHQPLGGAQGQATDIEIQAREILYHKRRLNDYLAEHTGQPIERIAEDTERDFFMSPEEAREYGLIDQVIDRHAAGSRPAVAVLN, from the coding sequence ATGATTCCTATCGTTATTGAACAATCGGGTCGAGGTGAACGCGCCTTTGACATCTACTCACGGCTGTTACGTGAGCGCATCATCTTTTTGGGACAACAAGTTGATAACAACATTGCTAACTTGATTGTTGCCCAACTGCTGTATTTGGATGCTGAAGACCCGGAGAAAGACATTTATATGTACATCAATTCTCCCGGTGGTTCGGTGACGGCTGGGATGGGCATTTTTGACACTATGAAACATATTCGCCCTGATGTCTGTACAATATGTACCGGATTGGCGGCGAGTATGGGCGCTTTTCTCCTCAGCGCTGGTGCTAAGGGTAAGCGGATGAGTCTACCCCATTCTCGGATTATGATTCATCAACCTCTAGGTGGCGCTCAAGGACAGGCGACTGATATTGAAATTCAGGCGCGGGAAATTCTTTACCACAAGCGGCGGCTAAACGATTATTTAGCTGAACATACAGGTCAACCAATTGAGCGCATTGCTGAAGATACTGAACGTGACTTCTTCATGTCACCAGAGGAAGCCAGGGAATACGGTTTGATTGACCAAGTGATTGACCGTCACGCCGCCGGTAGCCGTCCAGCAGTTGCTGTTCTTAATTAA
- a CDS encoding HNH endonuclease: MKCIICKENKSYTNFSKEHIFPDSIGGNITLDCVCKICNDLLGSSVDSKLTNHEFVQLIRLALKIPGKSGKIPNPLGEAYIAGTQEKIRYVFDNFGNPK, translated from the coding sequence ATGAAATGTATTATTTGTAAAGAAAATAAGTCTTATACTAATTTTAGTAAAGAACATATATTTCCTGATAGTATAGGAGGAAATATTACTTTAGATTGTGTTTGTAAAATATGTAATGATCTCCTTGGATCTTCAGTAGATTCAAAGCTTACTAACCACGAGTTTGTACAATTAATTCGTCTGGCTTTAAAAATTCCTGGAAAATCAGGAAAAATTCCTAATCCGCTTGGGGAAGCTTATATTGCTGGTACTCAAGAAAAAATTAGATATGTATTTGATAATTTTGGTAATCCTAAATAA
- a CDS encoding type II toxin-antitoxin system VapC family toxin, with translation MTYLLDTCVISELVAKQPHQQVLAWLDSQVPETLYLSVITIGEIAKGISKITASKRKESLTTWLNETLPNRFQQRILNIDVSTMLLWGNLVGQLEQNGRPLPLMDSLIAAIAIHNSLSLVTRNEKDFAGTGVVMVNPWSV, from the coding sequence ATGACCTACCTCCTTGATACCTGCGTGATTTCCGAACTTGTTGCCAAACAACCACATCAACAAGTTTTAGCTTGGCTAGATTCTCAAGTACCAGAAACACTTTACCTCAGCGTCATTACAATTGGCGAAATCGCTAAAGGCATCAGCAAAATTACTGCATCTAAGCGGAAAGAATCTCTAACAACTTGGCTGAATGAAACCCTGCCCAATCGCTTTCAACAAAGAATCTTAAATATAGATGTCTCAACAATGTTGTTGTGGGGAAATTTAGTCGGGCAACTAGAACAGAATGGGCGACCTCTACCTCTCATGGATTCTCTTATTGCAGCGATCGCAATTCATAACTCTTTATCACTTGTCACCCGTAACGAAAAAGATTTTGCTGGGACAGGGGTTGTGATGGTTAATCCTTGGTCTGTTTAG